In a genomic window of Aggregatimonas sangjinii:
- a CDS encoding putative porin, giving the protein MKYFLLVFFLFACHSVPAQENKLPPAKKVDTTARKTKDERGLAKGKLFGSTKDTDSITIKDYKIISYERDTTFLDTTLTIQKEYKYNYLRKDDFELMPFSNVGQPYNTLGHDFRRKEIYPRIGARAKHFNYEEVWDIDYYNVPTPLSDLFFKTTFEQGQLLDARLTFNTSRRLNFSISYKGHRSLGKYRIDQVRSGNFRATTNYETKNGRYTIRAHTAAQNINTEENGGLALKEEQFESGVDQFQDRSRIDVRFSDADNKLIGKRYFLDHQYKLVRKLKDSSRTEKTSFAIGHQFNYETKIYNYSQTASSEYYGSSFQSNIDDQARLKTMFNQANLTLSNLTLGKLQANINLYNYNYHFNSLLITDSGQIDNQLKGEEVSVGANYEKTIKGFDIKGAVQYNITGDLTGTLIDASAGYKINDNNSFRAAIHSSSRMPNFNFLLYQSDYANYNWQNTTNFEKERVYSLQLGFDSKLFGKLTANYSALDNYTYFAADSATATSEQLDQGLFNAFIKPAQETNSLKHLKIKYNKEFRLGKFALNNTVMYQNVEQSNQVLNVPQLVTRNTLYFSSDVFKKAMYLQTGVTFKYFTEYTMDAYNPVLGEFYIQNNEILGGYPLLDFFINARVQQTRIYLKAEHFNSFFGENDFYAAPDYPYRDFVIRFGLVWNFFS; this is encoded by the coding sequence ATGAAATATTTTCTTCTCGTATTTTTTTTATTTGCTTGCCATTCAGTACCTGCTCAGGAGAATAAACTTCCCCCAGCCAAGAAAGTAGATACGACTGCTCGTAAAACCAAAGATGAAAGAGGCCTGGCAAAAGGCAAGCTATTCGGAAGTACCAAAGACACCGACTCCATTACCATCAAAGATTACAAGATTATCTCCTATGAGCGGGATACCACCTTTTTAGATACCACCCTTACCATTCAAAAAGAATACAAGTACAACTACCTAAGAAAAGACGATTTTGAGCTCATGCCATTTTCCAATGTTGGTCAGCCGTACAACACTTTGGGCCATGATTTTAGAAGAAAGGAAATATACCCCCGGATCGGTGCCCGTGCGAAACATTTCAATTACGAAGAAGTGTGGGATATCGATTATTACAACGTGCCCACTCCACTGAGCGATCTTTTCTTTAAAACCACCTTTGAGCAAGGCCAGTTGCTCGACGCCAGGCTTACCTTCAATACCTCAAGGCGGCTCAATTTTTCGATTTCCTACAAAGGGCATCGTTCATTGGGAAAATACCGTATCGACCAGGTGCGTTCAGGAAATTTTAGGGCGACAACGAATTATGAAACAAAAAATGGGCGCTACACGATTAGGGCGCATACGGCCGCTCAAAATATCAATACCGAAGAGAATGGCGGATTGGCCTTAAAGGAGGAGCAATTCGAGTCCGGGGTCGATCAGTTCCAAGACCGCTCGCGAATCGATGTTCGCTTTTCGGATGCTGATAACAAGTTGATCGGTAAGCGCTATTTTCTCGACCATCAGTACAAACTCGTAAGAAAGCTGAAAGATTCCAGTAGAACAGAGAAAACATCCTTCGCTATCGGGCACCAGTTCAATTATGAGACCAAAATCTATAATTATTCCCAAACAGCTTCCAGCGAGTATTATGGGAGTTCCTTTCAATCCAATATAGATGATCAGGCAAGACTCAAGACCATGTTCAACCAGGCCAACCTGACCCTGAGCAACCTAACCTTGGGAAAATTGCAGGCGAATATCAATCTGTACAACTACAATTACCATTTCAACAGTTTGCTCATCACCGATAGCGGCCAAATAGACAATCAGCTAAAAGGTGAGGAAGTATCAGTAGGTGCCAACTATGAAAAGACCATCAAAGGATTTGATATCAAGGGTGCCGTACAATATAACATAACCGGTGACCTAACGGGAACCCTCATAGACGCCTCGGCAGGTTACAAAATCAATGACAATAATAGTTTTAGGGCCGCAATACATTCCTCAAGCAGAATGCCTAACTTTAATTTTCTGCTGTATCAGAGTGATTATGCGAACTACAATTGGCAGAATACTACTAATTTCGAGAAAGAGCGCGTATACAGCCTACAATTAGGTTTTGACTCCAAACTATTTGGAAAGCTGACCGCAAATTATAGCGCCTTGGATAATTACACCTATTTCGCTGCCGACAGCGCGACAGCCACATCAGAGCAGCTAGACCAAGGGCTGTTCAATGCATTTATCAAGCCCGCTCAGGAAACCAATAGCCTCAAACACTTAAAGATCAAATACAATAAAGAATTCCGTTTGGGCAAGTTCGCGCTTAACAATACGGTAATGTATCAGAATGTAGAGCAGTCTAATCAGGTACTCAACGTACCACAGTTGGTCACGCGAAATACCCTTTACTTTTCGTCCGACGTCTTTAAAAAGGCGATGTATCTACAAACAGGAGTAACATTCAAGTATTTTACCGAATACACGATGGATGCCTACAACCCTGTCCTTGGCGAATTTTACATTCAAAATAATGAAATATTGGGCGGTTACCCCTTGCTCGATTTTTTCATCAATGCCAGAGTGCAACAAACACGCATCTATTTAAAGGCCGAGCATTTCAATTCGTTTTTTGGTGAAAACGATTTTTATGCGGCCCCCGATTATCCCTATCGCGATTTTGTCATTCGCTTTGGTCTCGTCTGGAACTTCTTTTCATAA
- a CDS encoding SusC/RagA family TonB-linked outer membrane protein, translating to MRKRLTWMLTPLLVLAMSFSYAQEKTVSGNVTDQDGLPLPGVSIVVVGTTSGTQTDFDGNYAISVEEGGVLRFSYIGQKTEERTVGSESTINVQLAQDAEALAEVVVVGYGSQTKEKIVQNVSVVGEEALENLVVTSPDQLLQGQAAGVNLTNTSGLLGANVNIQVRGINTINAGSSPLFVVDGVVITDNDNTFNRGGNVGSNPLTFLNPSDIESLTVLKDAGATAIYGTRGANGVVLITTKKGRLNADATVTVNNFIQASRVNDLFQGLSADEYRQFRTDVFNIQNDDSVSPQDLGLGAIGDPGTDFVDEISRVGFTQHVDVSVRGGSDKTTYFVSGTFEDAESFAIGNDLTRAAVRVNLETQANKWLKVGTNIGITNTVLNTIGRENNTFAPFTSAFLTNPTFIPRDEDGNFVRSPNFIPNIAAVAALNTDKTEGTRTIGSIFGEATLAPGLKFRTEFGVDRLISESSLRSVEIVSAGGTADFFTVTDNLYRITNSLSYNNTFGDKHNLSALFLQEYEERQRRTTQIDGVGFLSDSQLNVGAATTQTVLGADRAGSAIRGFLGRVSYDYDGRYLLELTGRTDQSSRLGANNNTGQFYSIAAGWTVSNENFFNVDFVDFLTFRGSVGTAGNDRLGNFPALALFESGQFGGLPAANVISPSNPNLGFEQTRTVDLGFRSSFFDNRLNLNVSYYKRNTTDLLFEVPLPPQSGALSVNLNAGELENSGWEFELSTTNVRTENFQWNTSINLATLDNKLVEIISNEVDADGRKFIETGAQRAIEGESLSTFFLVRYNGVNPQTGDAEWLDIDGNVTTTPNFDTDRVAAGSALPELTGGFTNTIRFKNLDLGAVFNFSVGNKVLIDGLRFIDGIDAIGGTINVRRQNLDFWRNPGDNSFAPSPASSTANNFNQRSTAQLLDGDYLRLKNITLGYTLPSSFLEKSNFFSKVRFYATATNLWTIKGDDLDGIDPENNDTNNPLGLGESFFTAPQAITYLVGLNLQF from the coding sequence ATGAGAAAGAGATTAACTTGGATGCTGACTCCATTATTGGTGTTGGCTATGAGCTTTTCCTATGCACAGGAGAAGACGGTTTCGGGTAATGTTACAGACCAAGACGGTTTGCCATTGCCTGGTGTATCTATCGTTGTTGTAGGAACAACTAGTGGAACACAGACAGATTTTGACGGTAACTATGCGATTAGCGTAGAAGAAGGCGGTGTGTTGCGCTTCAGCTACATCGGTCAGAAAACCGAAGAGCGCACCGTGGGCTCCGAGAGCACTATTAATGTTCAGCTAGCTCAGGACGCAGAGGCCTTGGCGGAAGTTGTGGTTGTCGGTTATGGTTCGCAAACCAAAGAAAAAATTGTTCAAAATGTTTCGGTAGTCGGTGAAGAGGCTTTGGAGAATTTGGTGGTTACTTCGCCCGATCAGCTTCTGCAGGGACAGGCAGCAGGTGTCAACTTAACCAATACTTCAGGACTCTTGGGTGCCAATGTGAATATCCAAGTTAGAGGTATAAATACCATTAATGCGGGTAGCTCTCCTCTATTCGTTGTCGATGGTGTTGTCATTACCGATAATGATAATACTTTTAATCGAGGAGGAAACGTAGGTAGTAACCCTTTGACCTTTTTGAACCCAAGTGATATCGAAAGCCTCACCGTTTTGAAAGATGCTGGGGCAACTGCCATTTATGGTACGAGAGGTGCTAATGGCGTTGTTTTGATTACCACTAAAAAGGGTAGGTTAAACGCCGATGCGACCGTTACCGTAAATAATTTTATTCAGGCATCAAGGGTGAATGATTTATTTCAAGGCTTGAGTGCCGATGAATATAGACAATTCAGAACGGATGTATTTAACATTCAAAATGATGATTCTGTCTCGCCCCAAGACCTAGGTTTGGGCGCAATTGGTGATCCAGGAACTGACTTTGTGGATGAAATTTCTAGGGTTGGTTTTACGCAGCATGTGGATGTTTCTGTACGGGGAGGTAGTGACAAGACGACCTACTTTGTTAGCGGAACATTCGAGGATGCCGAAAGTTTTGCGATAGGCAATGACTTGACCAGGGCCGCAGTTCGTGTAAATTTGGAAACACAGGCAAATAAATGGTTAAAAGTGGGGACAAACATCGGTATTACCAATACCGTTCTCAATACCATCGGAAGGGAAAATAACACATTTGCACCTTTTACGTCGGCGTTTCTTACCAATCCTACCTTTATCCCTCGGGATGAGGACGGGAATTTTGTTCGCTCTCCCAACTTTATACCTAACATCGCGGCGGTAGCTGCATTGAATACCGATAAAACAGAGGGTACCCGAACAATAGGAAGTATTTTTGGTGAAGCCACTCTTGCGCCAGGATTAAAATTCAGAACTGAATTTGGTGTAGATAGATTGATCAGTGAATCAAGTTTACGCAGCGTAGAAATCGTTTCAGCGGGAGGAACAGCAGACTTTTTTACGGTAACGGATAATTTATATAGGATTACGAATTCTTTGTCTTACAACAATACCTTTGGAGACAAGCACAACTTAAGTGCGTTGTTTTTGCAGGAGTACGAGGAGCGGCAGAGAAGAACGACTCAGATTGATGGAGTAGGGTTTTTATCCGATAGTCAATTGAATGTCGGAGCGGCCACGACGCAAACCGTCCTCGGAGCGGATAGGGCCGGTAGTGCCATTCGTGGTTTCTTAGGAAGGGTTTCTTATGACTACGACGGTAGATATCTTTTGGAGCTTACGGGTAGAACAGATCAGTCATCGAGATTGGGTGCCAACAACAACACCGGGCAATTTTATTCCATAGCAGCAGGTTGGACCGTTTCTAACGAAAATTTCTTTAATGTTGATTTTGTGGACTTTTTAACCTTTAGAGGTAGCGTCGGTACGGCGGGTAATGATAGGCTTGGTAATTTTCCTGCTTTGGCACTCTTTGAGTCGGGACAGTTTGGAGGATTGCCTGCTGCGAATGTCATATCTCCGTCGAATCCTAATTTAGGTTTCGAACAAACCCGAACTGTTGACTTAGGTTTCAGGTCAAGTTTTTTTGACAACCGATTGAACTTGAATGTTTCATATTACAAACGAAATACCACTGATTTATTATTTGAGGTTCCCTTACCTCCACAGTCAGGTGCTCTTTCTGTAAATCTCAATGCCGGAGAATTGGAAAATTCAGGTTGGGAATTTGAACTATCAACTACAAATGTTAGAACAGAGAATTTTCAATGGAATACCAGTATCAACTTAGCGACTCTTGATAATAAGTTGGTTGAAATAATTTCGAACGAGGTGGATGCCGATGGTAGAAAATTCATTGAGACTGGAGCACAACGTGCAATCGAAGGGGAATCTTTGAGTACGTTCTTCTTGGTAAGATATAATGGTGTGAATCCTCAGACTGGTGACGCGGAATGGCTAGATATTGACGGTAATGTCACTACTACCCCAAATTTTGATACAGATAGGGTCGCGGCAGGTAGTGCCTTACCAGAGTTGACAGGTGGTTTTACAAATACCATTAGATTTAAAAACCTTGATCTGGGTGCTGTTTTCAACTTTAGTGTAGGGAATAAAGTCTTGATCGACGGATTACGCTTTATCGATGGTATTGATGCTATCGGGGGTACAATAAACGTTAGAAGACAAAACCTTGATTTTTGGAGGAATCCTGGAGATAATTCATTTGCGCCAAGTCCTGCCAGCTCGACCGCGAATAATTTCAACCAGAGGTCGACCGCACAATTGTTGGATGGTGATTATCTAAGATTGAAAAATATTACTTTAGGTTACACCTTACCAAGTTCGTTTCTTGAAAAGAGTAATTTCTTCTCTAAAGTTAGGTTTTATGCCACCGCTACTAATTTGTGGACAATCAAGGGTGATGATCTAGATGGTATTGATCCAGAAAATAACGATACCAATAATCCATTAGGATTAGGAGAGTCTTTCTTTACTGCACCTCAGGCAATAACATATTTGGTAGGTTTAAATTTACAATTTTAA
- a CDS encoding ribonuclease HII: protein MLLKIYKTGKLEAGTDEAGRGCLAGPVTAAALILPAQFTDGILNDSKLLSEKQRSRLRPILESEAICYGVAHVHPSKIDEINILNASILAMHYALDELAKKPEFIIVDGNRFKPYKEIPSECIIKGDQKYLSIAGASVLAKTYRDAYMERIHNEFPMYNWKQNKGYPTKQHREAIRKYGITKYHRKSFRQLPEQLKLQL from the coding sequence TTGCTATTAAAAATTTACAAAACAGGAAAGCTAGAAGCCGGTACCGATGAAGCCGGTCGTGGCTGTCTTGCAGGCCCGGTCACTGCGGCGGCACTTATTCTGCCCGCACAATTCACTGATGGCATTCTGAACGATTCTAAATTATTGTCCGAAAAACAACGGAGTCGTTTACGACCTATTCTGGAAAGCGAGGCCATTTGTTATGGGGTAGCACATGTGCATCCATCAAAAATAGATGAAATCAATATCCTGAACGCCTCTATATTGGCCATGCATTATGCACTGGATGAACTGGCCAAGAAACCTGAATTTATAATAGTAGATGGCAATCGTTTTAAGCCCTATAAGGAAATTCCATCGGAATGCATTATCAAAGGAGACCAAAAATACCTCAGTATCGCCGGTGCCTCGGTACTCGCTAAAACTTATCGCGATGCGTACATGGAAAGAATCCATAACGAATTTCCAATGTACAATTGGAAACAGAATAAAGGGTATCCTACAAAGCAGCATCGGGAAGCCATACGAAAATATGGTATAACGAAATACCATCGGAAAAGTTTCCGGCAGCTACCCGAACAACTGAAACTCCAACTATAG
- a CDS encoding OmpA family protein produces MKKLSKPLQFILCLILTMVYTENTDAQILKTLGKKAEKAAERALERRVEKETTEKTEMVLDSIFEPGSKNEGKENSPRSKTHPSKTTRPKNPINTSSPSTMEDSNPSNTNELPTLNVYSKFDFVPGDKLLFFDDFSNDFIGDFPVKWNSNSGGELVEIHNEPDKWLKLSPGFTSQYIPDVTGLPKEFTVEFDVITTGLNKKTSSQSYLSIVVGDNNSFDKPKNFGMVEYPFCQFIDAGIIVENNINGKRALRNTIATDIRKIVLKKHHIAIAVNEQRFRMWSNEQKIVDVPRLLPTNVQMNAIKIGLRGIDTTVEGIYISNMKVAKGGVDLRRRLLSEGNISTNGILFDSGSANILPRSMGIIRQIYQVLQQDEDLKLKIVGHTDADGDDALNMELSKKRAEAVKNALATVYNVSSNRLQTEGKGASEPLSDNSTAEGKSMNRRVEFIRLAKTNQ; encoded by the coding sequence ATGAAAAAATTATCGAAACCACTGCAATTCATTCTTTGTTTGATTCTTACGATGGTCTATACGGAAAACACAGACGCGCAAATCCTCAAAACACTTGGCAAAAAAGCCGAAAAGGCCGCCGAAAGAGCTTTAGAACGACGCGTTGAAAAAGAAACCACCGAAAAAACCGAGATGGTTCTCGATAGTATATTCGAACCAGGGTCTAAAAACGAAGGAAAAGAAAATAGTCCCAGATCAAAAACCCACCCTTCTAAAACCACACGGCCCAAGAACCCGATAAATACTTCGAGTCCCAGCACCATGGAAGATTCAAATCCCTCGAACACAAATGAACTCCCTACTCTAAACGTCTACAGCAAATTCGATTTTGTGCCGGGCGACAAGCTGTTGTTCTTCGATGATTTTTCAAACGATTTCATTGGAGATTTCCCAGTTAAATGGAATTCAAATTCCGGTGGTGAATTGGTAGAAATCCATAATGAACCGGACAAATGGCTAAAATTATCACCCGGTTTTACTTCCCAATACATTCCTGACGTTACTGGCTTACCCAAAGAATTTACGGTGGAGTTTGATGTAATAACCACGGGACTGAACAAAAAAACCTCTTCGCAATCCTATTTATCGATTGTCGTAGGCGACAACAATTCATTCGATAAACCCAAAAATTTCGGTATGGTAGAATATCCATTTTGCCAATTTATCGATGCGGGAATAATCGTCGAAAACAACATAAACGGGAAACGAGCGCTTCGTAACACGATCGCCACGGATATCAGAAAAATCGTTTTGAAAAAACACCATATCGCCATCGCGGTAAACGAACAGCGTTTTCGAATGTGGAGCAATGAACAAAAAATCGTGGACGTGCCCAGGCTGCTTCCCACCAATGTACAAATGAATGCCATCAAAATTGGTTTAAGGGGAATAGACACCACCGTAGAGGGAATTTACATTAGTAATATGAAAGTAGCCAAAGGCGGTGTCGATCTACGCAGAAGACTGCTTTCGGAAGGAAACATATCAACCAACGGTATTCTTTTCGATTCGGGTTCGGCCAACATCCTTCCACGATCAATGGGCATCATTCGGCAGATATACCAAGTTTTACAACAAGACGAGGACCTCAAGTTGAAAATAGTAGGCCATACCGATGCGGATGGAGACGATGCCCTGAATATGGAACTTTCGAAAAAACGTGCAGAGGCGGTCAAAAATGCACTGGCTACGGTGTACAATGTATCATCGAATAGACTTCAAACCGAAGGCAAAGGCGCGTCGGAACCTCTTAGCGACAATAGTACTGCAGAAGGCAAGTCCATGAACCGGAGGGTAGAATTTATACGACTCGCCAAAACAAACCAATAA
- a CDS encoding S8 family serine peptidase: MKTKITILFFTCLVVASCSKWPYGHGGDDDDDNIIYNEIKIDEGASSITERIEISPNEIVVRYDASSTLSERDNVRAEIRMEYPDVQIEECDCGDMDLWIFDPGIEELDIEGVVNGLPRRNPAGKVRGDRSFDIFLPEIAPFTPQGQAGGEPSFIAAVDNSSVNIAVIDTGIDYNRNEISSDTRRNLFPSGAFSDCLSTQSGWNYLGDGDENRINEGNQDILDQNGHGTYVTKIITDVLEEDGINYQILPLKVFNAEGKGSYWDVLCAFAYIKEINENGGNISVVNASFGGSMPKALFELDENGNKSLFAQLLDELNELNTLVVTSAGNKGVDNEIGSERDFLSFFDAANILAVGGYFDDGVRPVTDPVELDEDSNFGATSIDIALAFNDYKIILDTPDDSTLDDEVTLDGTSYAAAAMSAIAAVVIDEAPDLPPATLKQIIFSLPSASTSSELNGKIVESRALLRE, translated from the coding sequence ATGAAAACAAAAATTACCATATTATTTTTTACATGTTTGGTCGTCGCCTCCTGCTCGAAATGGCCTTATGGCCATGGTGGGGACGATGATGACGACAATATCATTTACAATGAAATTAAAATTGACGAGGGCGCCAGTAGTATAACAGAACGAATTGAAATTTCACCGAATGAAATCGTGGTACGTTATGATGCCAGTTCTACCTTGAGCGAGAGGGATAATGTTAGAGCGGAAATACGAATGGAGTATCCAGACGTACAAATCGAGGAATGTGATTGTGGCGATATGGATTTATGGATATTCGATCCGGGTATCGAAGAACTTGATATAGAAGGCGTCGTTAATGGTCTGCCACGAAGAAATCCGGCCGGAAAAGTAAGAGGTGATCGGTCTTTCGACATATTTTTACCGGAAATCGCACCTTTCACCCCTCAGGGTCAGGCGGGCGGTGAGCCTTCTTTTATTGCTGCCGTTGATAATAGCAGTGTTAACATTGCCGTGATAGATACGGGTATTGATTATAATCGCAATGAGATAAGTTCCGACACTAGAAGAAATTTATTCCCGAGCGGGGCTTTCAGTGATTGTCTAAGCACTCAATCTGGTTGGAATTATTTAGGCGATGGGGACGAAAATCGTATCAATGAAGGCAATCAGGATATTTTAGACCAAAACGGACACGGCACCTATGTCACTAAAATCATTACCGATGTGCTTGAGGAAGATGGCATCAATTATCAGATTCTGCCCTTAAAGGTTTTTAATGCAGAAGGGAAGGGATCTTACTGGGACGTTCTTTGTGCTTTTGCCTACATTAAGGAAATTAATGAAAACGGGGGTAATATCAGTGTTGTCAACGCCAGCTTTGGTGGGAGTATGCCCAAAGCACTATTTGAGCTAGACGAAAACGGAAATAAAAGTCTCTTTGCGCAGCTATTGGATGAGTTGAATGAGTTAAATACCTTGGTCGTTACGTCGGCCGGAAATAAAGGTGTGGACAATGAGATAGGTTCCGAACGCGATTTTTTATCTTTCTTTGACGCGGCCAACATTCTTGCCGTTGGTGGTTACTTTGATGATGGCGTACGGCCCGTTACCGATCCCGTAGAGCTGGATGAGGATTCCAATTTTGGAGCGACCAGCATAGATATCGCATTGGCTTTTAATGACTACAAGATTATCTTGGATACGCCCGATGATTCAACACTGGATGATGAGGTAACGCTCGATGGCACCTCTTATGCCGCCGCGGCGATGTCTGCGATCGCCGCAGTTGTTATCGATGAGGCTCCAGACCTCCCGCCCGCTACCTTAAAACAGATTATTTTTAGTCTTCCATCCGCATCCACCTCATCGGAACTTAATGGTAAGATAGTGGAAAGCAGAGCCCTGTTAAGAGAATGA
- a CDS encoding RagB/SusD family nutrient uptake outer membrane protein, with translation MKYLNKIILLAMAFVTWNCDDKIDEISPENDLSADVIFSNFSTIEATTVGIYSGMQDGDFIGQPEMIADFMADNVNFVGSFTTLQDIRDFDANATNNTINGMWFDIFDVIRDANNIIVNLPGVNQEDVSFVSTENSTNFESLRTQFIGEAHFSRALATFQGVNLFAQPFQVAGGSNPGMPLVTEFFEGDVTAFQQPRATVNDTHSFIESDLIVAMNSLPETNGIRPSSTSAKALLSRLYLYREQWNDAANMANEVINTTGFSLAPDYSFYNNSSTEHIFRVINQADDGAFGNNFDTFYNPTSNNGRGDLAFSEDLISAFEEEPDDLRFELSFVDVDAGDNEARFTTKYPFGATNESDPNVLRMGEMYLNRAEANLRGGTNIGDTPLNDVNAIRERAGLDPLTTVTLDDILVERRKELAFEGHRRMDLLRNDLNLKPDNGAISAPGSDKVILPLPTDELNGNPNATQNPSY, from the coding sequence ATGAAATACTTGAATAAAATAATTTTATTGGCCATGGCCTTTGTCACATGGAATTGTGACGATAAAATTGACGAAATTTCGCCGGAGAATGATTTGTCGGCTGATGTCATCTTTTCTAATTTCTCTACAATTGAGGCTACCACAGTAGGTATTTATAGCGGTATGCAAGATGGGGATTTTATTGGTCAGCCAGAGATGATTGCCGATTTTATGGCGGATAACGTAAACTTTGTTGGTAGTTTTACAACGCTTCAAGATATAAGGGATTTTGATGCTAATGCCACAAACAATACGATAAACGGTATGTGGTTTGACATTTTTGACGTGATTAGGGATGCGAACAACATCATAGTAAATTTGCCCGGTGTCAACCAGGAGGATGTAAGTTTTGTATCGACCGAAAACTCTACTAATTTCGAATCGCTCCGCACGCAATTTATCGGTGAGGCGCATTTCTCAAGAGCTTTAGCTACTTTTCAAGGGGTCAACTTGTTCGCACAGCCGTTTCAGGTAGCCGGCGGAAGTAATCCTGGAATGCCATTGGTTACAGAGTTTTTTGAGGGCGATGTTACCGCCTTTCAACAACCAAGGGCCACGGTTAATGACACGCACTCCTTTATTGAATCCGATTTGATTGTTGCGATGAATAGCTTACCCGAGACCAACGGTATTCGTCCAAGTAGTACTTCCGCGAAAGCGTTACTTTCCAGATTGTATTTGTATAGGGAACAATGGAATGATGCTGCCAATATGGCTAACGAAGTTATTAATACTACAGGGTTTAGTTTGGCACCGGATTATAGTTTTTACAACAACTCATCAACAGAGCATATTTTTAGAGTTATCAATCAAGCAGATGACGGAGCTTTTGGTAATAATTTTGATACGTTTTACAATCCAACTTCAAATAATGGTAGGGGAGATTTAGCGTTTTCCGAAGATCTTATATCTGCCTTCGAAGAAGAGCCGGACGATTTACGCTTTGAGTTGTCTTTTGTTGATGTCGACGCTGGGGATAATGAAGCTAGATTTACTACTAAATATCCGTTTGGTGCTACTAATGAATCAGATCCGAATGTTCTTAGAATGGGCGAAATGTATTTGAATAGGGCAGAAGCCAACCTAAGGGGTGGTACTAATATAGGGGATACACCTCTAAATGACGTAAACGCCATTCGGGAAAGGGCTGGTTTAGACCCATTGACGACTGTAACCTTAGATGATATTCTAGTTGAAAGAAGAAAGGAATTGGCTTTTGAAGGGCATAGAAGAATGGATTTGCTTAGAAATGATTTAAATCTTAAGCCTGATAATGGTGCTATTTCCGCACCAGGTTCTGATAAGGTTATTTTGCCTCTTCCTACAGACGAATTAAACGGTAATCCTAATGCGACACAAAACCCGAGTTACTAA